The following are encoded together in the Vidua macroura isolate BioBank_ID:100142 chromosome 6, ASM2450914v1, whole genome shotgun sequence genome:
- the BDKRB2 gene encoding B2 bradykinin receptor, whose product MVSITTENVTQLYNMTTQELTVSPEYFHNNSGVHQIDQYECVSADVWKWLQDFQPGFLWFIFILGSIENSFVLTVMCFHKSSCTVAEIYLANMAFADLMLVCTLPFWAINISNNFHWPFGQFLCKAINIMSYMNLYSSIYFLTLVSIDRYLALVKTMSLGRMRRTVCAKWNCFVIWTCALLMCSPTMVFRNLRYFKEYNITACVLLYPASYWEPTNNCLLNVVGFVIPFCVITYCTVQIIKALRSSELRKMKVVQTERRATMLIYAVLLLFIICWLPFQISTVIDTIRYFSPTLKCLEDINDILTQIATYCSFSNSCLNPVLYVIVGKNFQKKAVEFYKDLFTKRCRKLQSVQIENSLDTLRTSISSEYTRKKSVLSLPQ is encoded by the coding sequence ATGGTTTCCATCACAACTGAAAATGTTACGCAGCTGTACAACATGACCACCCAGGAGCTTACAGTCAGTCCAGAATATTTCCACAATAATTCAGGAGTGCATCAGATAGATCAATATGAATGTGTTAGTGCAGATGTGTGGAAATGGCTACAGGATTTTCAGCCTGGATTTCTCTGGTTTATATTTATTCTGGGATCAATAGAAAATTCCTTTGTGCTCACCGTCATGTGTTTCCACAAGAGTAGCTGCACAGTGGCTGAAATTTACCTAGCAAACATGGCATTTGCTGATCTAATGTTGGTCTGTACTTTACCTTTCTGGGCCATTaatatttctaataattttcaTTGGCCTTTTGGGCAGTTTCTCTGTAAAGCCATCAACATTATGAGTTACATGAACTTATATTCTAGCATTTATTTCCTGACACTAGTGAGCATTGATCGCTACCTGGCCTTGGTGAAAACCATGTCCCTTGGGCGGATGAGACGAACCGTCTGTGCCAAATGGAATTGTTTTGTGATTTGGACATGTGCACTGCTCATGTGTTCACCCACAATGGTGTTTCGAAATCTGCGTTATTTTAAAGAGTACAACATCACAGCCTGTGTTCTTCTTTACCCAGCTAGCTACTGGGAGCCCACAAACAACTGCTTGCTCAATGTTGTGGGGTTTGTGATCCCATTCTGTGTAATTACCTATTGCACTGTGCAAATCATCAAAGCCTTACGAAGCAGTGAGCTACGAAAAATGAAGGTAGTCCAGACAGAGAGGAGAGCCACCATGCTAATCtatgctgtgctcctgctgttcATCATTTGCTGGCTTCCATTCCAGATCAGCACAGTCATCGACACAATCCGTTACTTCTCACCCACTCTCAAATGCCTGGAAGACATCAATGACATACTGACCCAGATAGCCACATACTGCTCCTTTAGCAACAGCTGCCTGAACCCAGTCTTGTATGTGATTGTTGGAAAAAACTTCCAGAAGAAGGCTGTGGAATTCTACAAGGACTTGTTCACAAAGAGGTGCAGAAAATTACAGTCTGTGCAGATCGAAAACTCCCTGGACACTTTAAGAACTTCCATTTCAAGCGAATACACAAGGAAAAAGTCTGTTTTGTCATTACCCCAATAG